DNA from Xanthomonas hyacinthi:
ACCGCCCGAAATGCAGGATTCCCAGGTGGTAATCGACGAGGTTGTCCAAGGTCATCTTCGCCAAATGGCTACTGTCGTTATCCAGCGCAGCCATCAGACTTCGAGGCACCAAGCCGTCTTCCAGATAACACGAAGGCATCCATGCACGCGGCGAGTAGCGCATATCTGGAACCACCAGGTCTCGGGGCGACCAAGGTCGTAGGGCCTTGGCAAACAATTCCAGCACGTCTAGCCGGTGGTACTTACGTCCGACAACCAGCGACCACGCCAGGATGGCGCCACTGCCCACATCTACGATGACCAGAATCCACAGTTGCCTGACCCTTTCCAAGCGGTAGGTCCCATCGGCCAAAGGCAGGGCAACCCAGCTGTCGATGTCAATGAGGTGCTCGTCAAACTCGATTCGGTCAAAAGGCTGCAGGGGGAACAAGTGCTCAATGCGAGTAATGCTGGGCAACTCCGGTTGCTCGGCGGCTTGCTCGGCCTCGGTCGTTTTGCGCAAACGCTGCAGGAACACCTGCAACGCCCTACGTCCACTATCGACGGTGTTCAGCGGATACGCTTCAGCGTATCCCTTTTCACGGAGGATTTTGGCCATTGCGTTGTACAGGCGGTCGAAGGCGGGACTACGACGTTGCCTCGTTGGCAGAGCGCCTCTGTACGCTTTGACCATGCGGTCCAGCTCCGGTATAGCTAGCAGCACCATCTCAAAAGCGAAGGCGTGCGCCTTCTGCGGCATCACCGCTACCAGCGGAGCGCGGGGGGCGAAGCGTTTTTGCGGGATACATACGGCGTATCCGATGCGCTCTTCCTGAATCGAGCGTTGCACCGCGTTCTCCACCATTCGCTTGAGCGTCTTGCGATCAATGCAGTGGTTCTTGGCCACCGACAACATTGTGGCGCCCGCCAGGATGCTATCCAGTGCGCGTATGCGGTTATCTACTTCGGTCCAGTCCTCTTTACTAAAAGCAGCTTCTTGGGGCTTAGGACAGGCGAGAATCGCCTCCACATCGACTTGGGTCAGCTTCACGCTCATCGGACCACACTCCAGATCAGCGAGCGCCTAGTTAGTCGTCGCGTGGCATCGGTCCCTAATATGCCGAGATAGATCAGTTCGGCCACCACGACATAGAGGTGAGTACGGGGGAAGACAGCAAGCTCTTGCTCAAGCTGATCAATCCTGCAGCGGGCGTAGCGACCCACCGTGGTAGCCACTTCATGACGCAGCACCAGGTCAGCCTTGAGCCACGGTGCGGATTGCACCCAGGCCAGCAACTGAAAGGCGAGCTCAGTGCGATGCTCGAGGTTGCGAACCTCTTCTTCCGTCACCAGGCGCAGGTCGACGCCCGCATCCTGGGCGGCCAGACGCAGACGCTCGACTTGTCGCGGTCGTCGACGTCCATCTGAGCCGGGCAGTGTGTCGCCGTCGGGCACCAGCAGCGCATAGTGCTCACGCCCTGTGCGATGCCGCCACCAAAACGAAAGCTCGACCTGCTTTCCGCCAACTTCCAGGCAGCGCGGCCGTTCCGTGATGGCGGTAATCGTGGGATCGAACTCCAATTGAAGACGAAATCCCAACTGGAATGGGCCTATGACATCGACTTGCCGATTCTCCTTACAGCTGCGAAAGCTAAAGACATCCAGGCGCTTGCGCTCGGGGCCGGTCAACTCTCTCGCGGTGAAGTGACGCTGGTATGCGTTGTGTAAGGGCGTGGCCAGATCGACAGGCGCAGCACTCATTTGCGGGGCGGCCCGTGCCGCCCCGTTCTCGGGGATCCAAGACATGCAGCCTCCTGGGCCGGATCAGCTAAATGCTTCGACATATACAAATAGGCTGGCTATTCGCCGCTCTTGCTCGCTAAGCAACGCATATCCATCGTATAAGGCTAAGGCTGGCCGCTCTGGCTTTGGCGACGTTCGATCGTGTTGAGCCTTAACTCGGTGCACAACGTCTCCACTGGGCGCATTCGTGGCTGTGATCGACATTGAATAGACGACGTATCTCACGAGCTTGGTAATCTTTTTCTTAGACATTACGATCTCCAGGCAGTTCTTCAGCGCACCCGTTCTTTCGTTAAGAAAGGGGTGTACAGGTCTGCGAAAATTGGGTAATGTCCGAGTGTGATCTCGATGCAAGACCCCGCGCCCGGTTGCAGCCGGGCGTGTTCTTTTCCGATGTCTGGCCGTTTTAAGATTTCCTAGGAGGGACTGCTGGTCGGGAGCCATGGGCCAAATTCAAAGGTGGATTGGCCTTATCCACCCTCGCGATTTTGAGGAACGAGGTCACTAGCTGATGCCACTCAAGCGGCGCTGCTTTTTGAGAGCATCGAATAACTGGCCGCAACTTTAAACGCTAGCGAGCTTGCGTCGTTATGCCACACTTTTCTTTGCATTTCATGCGCGGTAAAAACCACATCACGTGATGTGACATGACGTGATGTGATGCACATGGCTTGAGTCAGGGCCTAAATTTGGCGCGGACAGATCATCATTTTGAGCGGCTACGTTATTTAAGCGCACACTGCCGGTACGTCACTCAATTTGTATTAAATTATATTTTTTACCATGGCGCCCTAAATTCCATTTTTTTTTGGGGGCTACATTCGATGTTATGGGATCGTAGCCTACGGGTATTCATTCTTATGAAGTCCGAGTCGCTGGACTGAAGTCGCCCACTCCGGTGGCTCGAGGCGGCGGGTTGCCACCAGCCAGGCCATGCGTAGCGCTTGAGCATCGACCAACGCGTGGTGCCGGCGGGCGCTTTGCTCTGGATGTGCTTGAAACCAGTCCTCGACCAGCTGCCCGGTTAGTCCTTTCTTTAGCATCACTGTCATGACGGGCTGAGGGGTCGGCCCGCAGGCCTGCGCTTGGTCATCCGGCAAATCAAAGCCGGCCAGAACGTAGCGCAGCAGCGCCAGGTCATGGTGATAGTCGGCCAGTACAAAAGGCGCCGTATCAGCGCCCAGGAAGGCGCGCAAGCCCGTCGTCATGGCCATGTCAGACATCGAGGCTGATCCGCCCTGCAGGAGCGGGTAGACGGTCGCGCGCACAAAGTCGGTCGCCACCGCCGGCAGCGGATCTCGCTCGGCATAAAACCGGCGGACGCCGTCTTCGCTGATCAGGCCGATGCTCACCAGGTCAGCACCCAGAACATCAGCCCATTCGGTGTCAAGGAAGAATCGTATAGTCATTGAGAATCCACCCCCTCAACCACGTACAAATAGGCCCAGCGTAAAGCCTGAGCGTCGACCATCGCATGATGCCGGCGAGCTCGCGCTTCAGGGTTCCGTCGGAAATACAGCTCTCGGTGGTCGAGCACATCACTGATCGTCACATGGATTGGTGTCCAGGCTGGGCAGGAAATCCCTGATGTAGCCCGGGTGAGTACGACGTCCCCCCAACTTTGAGTAGCGCCCCAGTTTGGAGTCCAATTCCCTACCCCAAGGAGATTGGACGTGAAGAAGCGTTTTTCCGAAGAACAGATCATTGGCTTCCTGCGTGAGGCCGAAGCGGGCGTGGCGATCAAGGACCTATGCCGGCGCCATGGCTTTAGTGAGGCCTCGTACTACCTATGGCGCAGCAAGTTCGGCGGGATGAGCGTGCCCGATGCCAAACGGCTCAAGGACCTGGAGGCCGAGAACGCGCGGCTGAAGAAGTTGCTGGCCGAGCAGGTGTTCGAGAACGACCTGATCAAGGATGCGCTGCGAAAAAAGTGGTGAGCGCACCGGCGCGTCGTGCGCTGGTGCGCGAGTGGATCGGGTGCGGTGCCAGCGAGCGCCGCGCCTTGGCAGCGATCGGCATGAGCGCCAGTGCGCTGCGCTACTGCCCGCGCGAAGACCGCAACGTTGAGCTGCGCGCGCGCATTCTTGCGTTGGCGCATCGCCATCGCCGTTATGGCGTGGGGATGATCTATCTCAAACTGCGACAGGAAGGACGCATCGTGAACTACAAGCGGGTGGAGCGGTTGTACCGCGAGCAGCAGCTGCAAGTGCGCCGCCGCAAGCGCAAGAAGGTACCGGTGGGCGAGCGTCAACCGCTGCTGCGGCCATCGCAGGCTAACCAGGTGTGGTCGATGGACTTCGTGTTCGACCGCACCGCCGAAGCTCGAGTGCTCAAGTGCCTGGTGATCGTGGACGACGCAACCCACGAAGCGGTCGCCATCGACGTGGAGCGCGCGATCTCCGGGCACGGCGTGACGCGCGTGCTGGATCGGTTGGCACACAGTCGCGGTTTGCCGAAGGTGATCCGCACTGACAACGGCAAGGAGTTTTGCGGCAGGGCGATGGTCGCCTGGGCGCATGCCCATGGTGTGCAGCTACGGCTCATCCAGCCCGGCAAGCCGAACCAGAACGCCTACGTTGAATCGTTCAACGGCCGGCTACGCGACGAATGCCTCAACGAGCACTGGTTCCCGACGTTGCTGCACGCGCGCACCGAGATCGAACGCTGGCGACGCGAATACAACGAGGACCGACCCAAGAACGCAATCGGCGGCATGACACCGGCTGCCTATGCCCAACATCTTGCCAACACCGATAGCATTACCCCCGGACTCTAAACCTGGCTGCTACTCAGGGCGGGGGGACGTCGAGTAGCCTGAAGTCATTCTGATGGTCGGCCAGCACGAGGGGCGCTGTAGCGGCCCCCAAGAAGGTATGCAGGCCGGTAGTCATGGCCATCTCGGACATCGAGGCCGGATCGCCCTGCAGAAGCGGGTAGATCATGTGCCGTACAAAGTCAGTGGGCGTCGCCGGCAGCGGATCGCGCTCGGCATAGAAGCGATGCGCGCCGTCCTCGCTGATAAGTGCAATGCTCACCAGTTCGGAGCCAGTAAGGTCGGCCCACTCGGTGTCGAGGAAAAATCTCACGAGCCTTTCGCTACCACCAGCGGTCTCGTTCAGCGAGAAATTGCTCCAGCCTCTTGGCACGGGTTACTGCGCCTTTCAGGATCTCAAAACCTTCTTGTGTAGCGCCATCAATGATGAGCGTCTCGGCGGCTTTCATGACGTGCGTGTGGCCCATGGAAACGCGCGCCAACTGGTCGCTCCGGAGACGAAGATGATCGGCCCCGGGCACCATTTGCTTCTCGGCATGCCAGCGCAGATGTAAGCTGGTCTCCTGCAGCTTCAGGCGCATGTCGATAACCTCTTCCGGGATCGGCCCGATTTCAAGCTCAAACCGCAAAGGCGAATTTGGATCTGTCATGGATAGACTCCCCTTAAGGGTGAAAGACCGTGAACAGCGTTCGGCTACGTAGATCGACGCAGCACACGATTGCGGTACCAGGTGCCCTTGGTTTCGTGAGGCACGTCGTCCGGCGTCAATCCTTCCTCGGCCCATGCCAGTCATCACCGGCGGTAGAGTTGCGGCCGTTGTGAGGAAAGCAAATGATCGTGGCCGAAAAGAGCCAAAACGCCTCGCGATGGCCTGTCGGGATATCAGACAGCGCGATGACGCCATCTGGAGCAACGATCTGCAGGAGATCAAGGATCTCAGGCGACACTTGGTCGGCGGCCATCTCACGGCCATAGATCGCGATGATCAGTCCGTAGTCAATGTCTCTGGGGAGGCGATGCGGTTTCTATGGCGAGTCCTACTCACGCGAGGCATGGTGCCCCTGGCCGGGCTCGAACCGGCACTTGCCGCTTATCTGGCGCTGACGGGATATAAATCCGCTGCTCTACCCATTGAGCTACAGGGGCGTGATCGATCAGGCGATCACGCCGGTATTCGGAAGCGGGGCAGACGCAGGAAGGTCATGATTTCACCATAGCACGATCCATTCGGCCGTAAGCCCCATTTTATGGGGCGTTGTACTCTCAGCGGGTCACGAAGAAGCGCAGCGTCCCGGCGCTTAGCAGGGCGGCCTTGGGCAGCGGAACACGTTCGGTTCTGACGATGCGCAAGGCGCTGCGCAGATCGGCGATTCGCAGGTCACGGGGGAAGTCGTCAGACAGGATGTCGCGCATGAGGGCATGCACTGCCTGATGGTGGGCTTTGGCGGCTAGGCCCATTTCGGCCCTGACCTGACGCAACTCAGGGGTCGACTTTGACGCTTTGTCCGCACGCTCCTGGCGTCTGCTGAGATCCGGGCGCTAGTCCTTACACGACGGCCCCAATTTTTGGGGCCTCAGGCAGCCTCCAAGGTAGAGGCGGGACTGGTCAGTAGGTTCCCGGCTTGGAAATAGCCCATGACCGTACCAACGCTTCGATGCTCGGGGTCATGGCCATGACATGGCTCAACAAGCTAACAGCAAGCGCTGGCAGCCACGCTTGTTGACATAGTTGGGCACGCCCCAATCCCCCTTAAAGCTTGCTCCCCCGCGGGGAGAGCCGGCGGAAGATGGGGTTCCCATGCAACCCTGTTGAGCTCAACCAGATACTCAAAGCCACGGCCGTGCTGCGGCGCGGTAGAGGTGATTGCGCATGTTGCTCGTGATTAGGCGGCGTTATCGGGAGTAGAGAGGACTGCTCGGATAGGAGGCTGGCGTGGTCGCATAGCCTCAATTAAGGCGACCGCTAAAGCGGTGACACCATCGGTTGAAAGAGTCAGGAAGTGGAAGGGGGATCCCGCGATCGAGTCGACGGTGCGTCTCACGCCATTGCCATTTATTGCATCGATTGACATGAATATGGTTTGCGTGATCTGATCTTTCTGGGATACAGGTCCGCTTTGGCCGCAGCAAGAGCCAGAACGAATGGGGATGACGCTTCAAGGATTGGGGGAGTCCGTCATGGCCGAAGGAAGGCCGAGTCTTGCTGTTGTCGAGCTGCCGATGGAGGGGGAGGCAGCGCCCTTGCCTGAAGACGAAGACCTTGGCTTGGCCGGATTGGGGCTGTTGGCACAGTTCCACGGCATCGCCGCCGATGCCGGGCAGCTGGCGCACCAGCATGGCCGAGCAGGCGAGCCGTTCGACGAGAGCACGTTGCTTCTGGCTGCCAAGCAACTCGGCCTGAAGGCCAAGTTTTCGGATATCGCTGCCGATCGCCTGGACAAGGTGGCATTGCCGGCCCTGGCCTGGCAGCCAGATGGCGAGCATTTCATCGTCGCCAAGCTTGGGGATCAGAAGGTGTTGATCCAGGACCTGAGGCTACGCCGGCCGCAGGTGCTCACGCGCGATCAGTTCGATCAGCACTATGCGGGCTGGCTGCTGTTGGTCGCTTCCCGGGCTTCGGTG
Protein-coding regions in this window:
- a CDS encoding 3'-5' exoribonuclease: MTIRFFLDTEWADVLGADLVSIGLISEDGVRRFYAERDPLPAVATDFVRATVYPLLQGGSASMSDMAMTTGLRAFLGADTAPFVLADYHHDLALLRYVLAGFDLPDDQAQACGPTPQPVMTVMLKKGLTGQLVEDWFQAHPEQSARRHHALVDAQALRMAWLVATRRLEPPEWATSVQRLGLHKNEYP
- a CDS encoding IS3 family transposase (programmed frameshift), with product MKKRFSEEQIIGFLREAEAGVAIKDLCRRHGFSEASYYLWRSKFGGMSVPDAKRLKDLEAENARLKKLLAEQVFENDLIKDALRKKLVSAPARRALVREWIGCGASERRALAAIGMSASALRYCPREDRNVELRARILALAHRHRRYGVGMIYLKLRQEGRIVNYKRVERLYREQQLQVRRRKRKKVPVGERQPLLRPSQANQVWSMDFVFDRTAEARVLKCLVIVDDATHEAVAIDVERAISGHGVTRVLDRLAHSRGLPKVIRTDNGKEFCGRAMVAWAHAHGVQLRLIQPGKPNQNAYVESFNGRLRDECLNEHWFPTLLHARTEIERWRREYNEDRPKNAIGGMTPAAYAQHLANTDSITPGL
- a CDS encoding 3'-5' exoribonuclease, whose translation is MRFFLDTEWADLTGSELVSIALISEDGAHRFYAERDPLPATPTDFVRHMIYPLLQGDPASMSEMAMTTGLHTFLGAATAPLVLADHQNDFRLLDVPPP